A genomic stretch from Candidatus Nitrososphaera gargensis Ga9.2 includes:
- a CDS encoding spermine/spermidine synthase domain-containing protein, translating to MKPFLIFLLVVLFFASLSTILFELALTRVFSIILWYDYAFMAISVAFFGLGIGSLVIHIQKDSAKWKSIYERKEQLSSRIIYFAVAYAISVPVFVFLISAIPPSTSNIHLFYLVSSVPFFFAGSVMALVFYAMPQKISKLYFADLVGAAAATLLLDPLMRGFGAEYVILLTAPMVAGSAIAGALALKGLPSGIAVITDRLKMLAGIVLAATLLVPIAGNASAFDAFEVRPGSNKGLYYQLKNPERFEHLSKEWNSFSRIDVTRETKVNSTLNNYDSTEDSRELAAIIIDADAGTPIFRWNGSQSDLLWMQKYMDYLPYEIDKVESTLVIGGGGGEDILVALAGGSEQVTVVELNPLIVSAAKRFADPAGSPYERDNVQLFIDDGRRFISSTEEKYDAIMIKLVDSWAAQLAGGYALSENYLYTTEAFQQYLRHLNEDGMLVMIRWNFELPRLMPLMADSLMKETGKSREEVSKHVMVVEDRPGLFFGRTDDAQTYYPVLVVVKPTPFTDAQIDLTREKAEQGRADIIMLSDEYIEPPYDKLFSSEGYNDYFAQVSNPKVPTDDSPFYFAREPVPQQMIVLLETVLGISAGLSVLLMWNARKKKARMDATSGSHVLFAVFIGLGFMILEITFIQKFLLLLGTPIMALTVILFSILLSSGIGAYLSGRLFGGRPYRAVFVSVPILAGMILFNFYFLQGIIDSSITMDLTARAALTVALLFPAGLLMGFQFPSLISMASLVKNKEDNTTLLWGVNVIASIIGTVLAATLAMIVGFSGNLLIGLGLYAGAAVSALFALLSIKRAQVAVMGDRQ from the coding sequence TTGAAACCCTTCCTTATCTTTCTGCTTGTAGTCCTGTTTTTTGCCTCCCTCAGCACTATACTGTTCGAGCTTGCGCTGACTAGGGTCTTTTCCATCATCCTCTGGTATGACTATGCATTCATGGCGATCTCTGTGGCGTTCTTTGGCCTCGGGATAGGCTCGCTTGTAATACACATCCAAAAGGACAGCGCCAAGTGGAAGAGCATATATGAAAGGAAGGAGCAGCTGTCGTCTAGGATAATCTACTTTGCAGTCGCGTACGCCATTTCGGTACCTGTGTTTGTCTTCCTGATATCAGCGATCCCGCCAAGCACTTCCAACATACACCTCTTTTACTTGGTGTCGTCTGTCCCATTCTTTTTCGCCGGGTCGGTAATGGCGCTGGTGTTTTACGCAATGCCGCAAAAGATAAGCAAGCTGTACTTTGCAGATTTGGTAGGTGCCGCGGCAGCCACGCTTCTCTTGGACCCTCTTATGAGGGGGTTTGGAGCGGAATACGTGATCCTCCTGACGGCCCCCATGGTTGCAGGGTCGGCCATAGCAGGAGCGCTTGCGCTCAAGGGCCTTCCAAGTGGGATCGCAGTAATAACAGATAGGCTCAAGATGCTTGCAGGCATCGTCCTTGCGGCGACTCTGCTGGTGCCGATAGCGGGGAATGCATCGGCCTTTGACGCGTTTGAAGTGCGTCCTGGCAGCAACAAGGGACTGTACTACCAGCTCAAGAACCCAGAAAGGTTTGAGCACCTCTCAAAAGAGTGGAACTCTTTTTCGCGCATCGATGTTACACGGGAAACCAAGGTGAATAGCACTCTCAACAACTATGATTCGACAGAAGACTCCCGAGAGCTTGCCGCGATCATTATTGATGCGGATGCCGGCACGCCGATATTTCGCTGGAATGGCTCGCAAAGTGATCTCCTCTGGATGCAGAAATACATGGACTACTTGCCATACGAGATAGATAAAGTGGAAAGCACGCTCGTCATCGGGGGAGGGGGAGGCGAAGACATTCTGGTGGCGCTGGCGGGCGGCTCGGAGCAAGTTACCGTTGTCGAGCTGAACCCCCTGATAGTCTCTGCTGCAAAGCGGTTTGCAGATCCGGCAGGCAGCCCGTACGAGCGCGACAACGTTCAATTGTTCATAGATGATGGCCGGCGCTTTATCAGCTCGACAGAAGAGAAATACGACGCGATAATGATCAAGCTGGTGGATTCCTGGGCTGCGCAACTTGCGGGCGGCTACGCGCTTTCCGAGAACTACCTTTACACCACAGAAGCATTCCAGCAGTACCTGCGTCACCTGAACGAAGATGGCATGCTTGTCATGATAAGGTGGAATTTTGAGCTGCCGCGGCTGATGCCGCTTATGGCCGATTCTCTTATGAAGGAGACAGGTAAGAGCAGGGAAGAGGTAAGCAAGCATGTCATGGTAGTTGAAGACAGGCCGGGGCTTTTCTTTGGGCGGACCGATGACGCGCAAACATACTACCCCGTTCTGGTTGTAGTCAAGCCAACGCCATTTACAGATGCCCAGATCGACCTGACAAGGGAAAAGGCAGAGCAAGGCCGCGCTGACATTATCATGCTGTCTGATGAGTACATAGAACCTCCATATGACAAGCTCTTTTCAAGCGAAGGCTACAACGACTATTTCGCTCAAGTCTCAAACCCCAAGGTCCCGACGGACGACTCACCATTCTACTTTGCAAGGGAACCGGTGCCGCAGCAGATGATAGTCCTGCTTGAGACCGTGCTTGGCATCTCTGCCGGGCTATCAGTCCTGCTTATGTGGAACGCCAGAAAGAAAAAGGCAAGGATGGATGCCACGTCCGGGTCCCACGTCCTCTTTGCGGTATTTATAGGCCTTGGCTTTATGATTCTAGAGATTACCTTTATCCAAAAGTTCCTATTGTTGCTTGGGACCCCCATAATGGCCCTGACAGTCATACTGTTCTCCATCCTTTTGTCAAGCGGGATAGGCGCATACCTGAGCGGCAGACTGTTTGGCGGCAGACCGTATAGGGCGGTGTTTGTTTCGGTGCCAATCTTGGCAGGCATGATCCTGTTCAACTTTTACTTTTTGCAAGGGATCATAGATTCGAGCATAACAATGGATCTCACAGCCAGAGCCGCGCTCACTGTGGCGCTCTTGTTCCCCGCCGGCCTCCTGATGGGCTTCCAGTTCCCGTCGCTTATCAGCATGGCTTCGCTTGTGAAAAACAAGGAAGACAACACCACCTTGCTGTGGGGTGTCAACGTTATTGCCTCGATAATAGGGACGGTCCTTGCTGCCACGCTTGCAATGATCGTGGGATTTAGCGGGAACCTACTGATCGGGCTTGGATTATACGCAGGAGCGGCAGTCTCTGCTCTGTTTGCGCTGCTCAGCATAAAACGCGCTCAGGTTGCCGTGATGGGGGACAGGCAGTAA
- a CDS encoding helix-turn-helix transcriptional regulator: MYRRYTLEEVKRKIVDILQGAGTGLSGIELADRTGINRMTITKYLDIMHAMGLVKKKKTGNVNVWFLETGVADIEFPVNYIQVQQKLISAVMAGEEEQARRILLSVLNSDIDQVRVLTDVILPATNTIGELYSRGRVDKTERAFLLNLMMELIDLVKFNVRPSEQKANANMLAVAGSDDKVHVAKSAAVAFSVLGWDALYIGDVEEQIDPFFDIDFQRYILRVWGAKRGLMLVCIFSSGEGSLRFLSSTAKAMRGRLKGELRVAVLATPELQAVAEENSDHVAKDLLSLVQWAEREYNSAVR; the protein is encoded by the coding sequence GTGTACCGGCGTTATACGCTCGAAGAGGTCAAGCGCAAAATAGTCGACATTTTGCAGGGCGCCGGCACGGGCCTGTCCGGCATAGAGCTGGCGGACAGGACAGGCATCAACAGGATGACGATCACGAAATACCTTGACATCATGCACGCGATGGGACTTGTGAAAAAGAAAAAGACAGGCAACGTGAACGTATGGTTCCTTGAGACTGGTGTCGCCGATATTGAGTTTCCCGTGAACTACATCCAAGTGCAGCAAAAGCTGATAAGCGCTGTCATGGCCGGCGAGGAGGAGCAGGCGCGCAGGATACTGCTGAGCGTGCTTAATTCAGACATTGATCAGGTGAGGGTACTGACTGACGTTATCCTGCCGGCTACAAACACCATAGGTGAGCTATACAGCAGGGGCAGAGTTGACAAGACCGAGAGGGCGTTCCTGCTCAACCTGATGATGGAGCTGATAGATCTGGTAAAGTTCAATGTCAGGCCGTCTGAGCAAAAGGCAAACGCCAACATGCTTGCTGTTGCCGGCTCTGACGACAAGGTGCACGTGGCCAAGAGCGCAGCTGTGGCTTTTTCGGTGCTTGGGTGGGACGCGCTTTACATAGGCGATGTAGAGGAGCAGATCGATCCCTTCTTTGATATCGACTTTCAGCGCTATATTTTGCGTGTTTGGGGCGCTAAGCGCGGCCTGATGCTTGTCTGCATATTTTCGTCCGGCGAGGGGTCGCTCCGGTTCCTCTCGTCCACAGCCAAGGCAATGAGAGGCAGGCTCAAGGGCGAGCTCCGGGTAGCAGTCCTTGCCACGCCGGAACTGCAGGCGGTAGCAGAGGAGAACTCTGACCACGTCGCAAAGGATCTCCTGTCACTGGTCCAGTGGGCCGAGCGCGAATACAACAGCGCTGTCAGGTAG
- a CDS encoding dodecin family protein — translation MSSVAKIIEVIGVSSKGWEDAAQTAINEAKKTVHGIHGIKIQDMTADIDNAGNIVRYKTTVKISFGVER, via the coding sequence ATGTCATCTGTAGCCAAAATCATTGAGGTTATTGGCGTCTCAAGCAAAGGATGGGAGGATGCCGCGCAGACTGCCATAAACGAGGCCAAAAAGACGGTGCACGGGATACACGGCATAAAGATTCAGGACATGACTGCCGACATAGACAATGCAGGCAATATAGTGAGATACAAGACCACTGTCAAGATATCCTTTGGAGTGGAACGCTAA
- a CDS encoding zinc-binding dehydrogenase produces the protein MKAAVYREHDKDPKKVVRIEDVEIPTLKPNEVLIKVEASAYNYNDLWGIWGEPIKIPLPHISGSDVAGTVVEVGEDVTKINVGDRVVSHPNLTCRVCYECTSGREYDCSSRLVWGFQTGPLWGGFAQYTHLPEVNVVKLPDNVSFNDAAAISMVGMTAWHMLVTRAKIEPGQTVLIMGGGSGMGIAGIQIAKLFNCDVIATAGNKEKMDKCIELGADHVVNHREEGWHKKVREITNKEGVDIIYEHIGKTVFPQEVGLLKMGGTLVSTGATTGYDSTIDLRYLFFRGINLLGATQGTKAGLEQVIGWVSKGKIKPVIDTILPFSNMVEGHIKMADSQLFGKIVTTPQKL, from the coding sequence TTGAAAGCAGCAGTATACAGGGAACACGATAAGGATCCAAAAAAAGTAGTTAGGATTGAAGATGTCGAAATACCAACACTAAAACCCAATGAGGTTCTAATAAAAGTTGAGGCCTCAGCATACAATTACAACGACCTATGGGGCATATGGGGCGAGCCAATCAAGATCCCTCTCCCTCACATTTCTGGAAGCGATGTTGCCGGGACAGTAGTTGAAGTTGGCGAAGACGTTACCAAGATAAATGTTGGGGATAGAGTCGTTTCGCACCCAAATCTTACTTGCAGGGTATGTTATGAGTGCACCTCCGGTCGGGAGTACGATTGCAGTTCGCGGCTTGTCTGGGGATTTCAGACAGGTCCTCTGTGGGGAGGCTTTGCGCAGTACACACACCTCCCTGAAGTAAATGTTGTAAAGTTGCCCGATAATGTTTCATTCAATGATGCGGCCGCGATTTCTATGGTTGGAATGACTGCATGGCACATGCTGGTGACAAGGGCAAAGATAGAACCCGGCCAGACTGTATTGATAATGGGAGGGGGAAGCGGGATGGGAATAGCTGGCATACAAATTGCCAAGTTGTTCAATTGCGATGTTATCGCTACTGCAGGCAATAAAGAAAAAATGGACAAGTGCATCGAGCTTGGAGCCGACCATGTCGTAAATCACCGCGAAGAAGGGTGGCATAAAAAAGTGCGAGAAATCACAAACAAGGAAGGCGTTGATATAATCTATGAACACATTGGCAAAACCGTATTTCCTCAGGAAGTAGGGTTATTGAAGATGGGTGGCACTCTGGTTTCAACAGGTGCTACAACAGGCTATGACTCAACAATCGATTTGAGATATCTGTTCTTCAGAGGCATCAACCTTCTTGGAGCCACACAAGGAACAAAGGCTGGGCTGGAGCAGGTAATAGGATGGGTCAGCAAGGGCAAGATAAAGCCGGTGATTGATACAATCCTCCCATTCAGCAACATGGTTGAGGGACACATCAAGATGGCAGACTCGCAACTGTTTGGCAAGATAGTGACGACTCCGCAGAAACTGTGA
- a CDS encoding carbonic anhydrase: MSFKFGTAINCIDGRTQQRVIDYMVQNHDVDGVDMITFPGADGMFSSQERAVEVELARRAVSISVERHNSKVIAVVGHHDCAGNPVDKERHYMHIRRAVEKVQSWGLPTRIIGLYVNDEWQIEQVSQILLT, translated from the coding sequence ATGAGTTTCAAATTTGGAACAGCGATCAACTGCATTGATGGAAGAACCCAACAACGTGTAATAGATTACATGGTACAAAACCATGACGTTGACGGCGTTGATATGATTACATTTCCGGGTGCAGATGGAATGTTTTCCAGCCAAGAGCGTGCAGTGGAAGTAGAGCTTGCCAGAAGAGCCGTTTCAATCTCTGTAGAGAGGCACAACTCTAAGGTGATTGCAGTCGTTGGGCACCACGATTGCGCGGGCAACCCTGTGGATAAGGAGCGCCACTATATGCACATACGCAGAGCGGTTGAGAAAGTGCAATCCTGGGGGCTGCCTACGCGAATCATTGGGCTGTATGTCAACGACGAGTGGCAGATTGAGCAAGTCAGTCAGATTTTACTAACGTGA
- a CDS encoding low molecular weight phosphatase family protein gives MMDNKSSSYFYREVMSLDCPMIGHVVRETEDRIVVFGLGDDRYDILKTEIQSDSSERIMIGLPLYEIARRYKRSRRESLPRSRKDLEDGVYQLSSEGEKEHQIIPSLSYKSVVTMDKEHVGHIISETKNKIIVFGHYMYRFDIPKSEIHSINTKNTVILRMRYDNVFRYGVDRNAQLPGSQFSAKP, from the coding sequence ATGATGGATAACAAATCCTCCTCCTATTTTTATAGAGAGGTAATGTCTCTCGATTGTCCTATGATAGGCCATGTCGTCAGGGAGACTGAAGATAGAATAGTTGTGTTTGGTCTGGGTGACGACAGATATGATATTCTAAAGACAGAGATACAATCTGACAGCAGCGAACGCATAATGATTGGCCTGCCATTGTACGAGATCGCAAGGAGATACAAAAGAAGTAGAAGAGAATCTCTGCCAAGGTCTAGAAAGGATCTTGAAGATGGCGTATACCAGCTTTCATCTGAAGGCGAAAAGGAACACCAGATAATTCCATCGCTCAGTTACAAGAGTGTCGTTACTATGGACAAGGAACATGTAGGGCATATCATTAGTGAAACAAAGAATAAGATAATTGTTTTTGGACATTACATGTACAGGTTTGACATTCCTAAATCAGAAATACATTCGATAAACACGAAAAACACTGTGATCTTGAGAATGCGCTATGATAACGTATTCAGATATGGGGTTGATAGAAATGCTCAATTGCCTGGCAGTCAATTTTCAGCGAAGCCTTAG
- a CDS encoding ferritin family protein, which produces MDVIVDDIAERAAQLGSKAIATLEEFKQLSEIKEHPNQYPDANKMLSNLFADHEKLSAAQEQC; this is translated from the coding sequence TTGGACGTAATAGTTGACGATATAGCCGAAAGGGCGGCGCAGCTAGGCAGCAAGGCGATTGCCACTCTTGAAGAGTTCAAGCAATTGAGCGAGATAAAGGAACATCCAAATCAATATCCAGACGCAAATAAAATGTTATCAAACCTGTTTGCCGACCATGAAAAATTATCCGCAGCACAAGAGCAATGCTGA
- a CDS encoding translation initiation factor aIF-1A, with amino-acid sequence MGKKKVLSESELKEMVMPQEGELLGRVIKLVGGDNIIVKCTDGKVRTCRIRGKIKRRMWIRDGDLVLIAPWDFKSDRADIIWRYISAHAEKMKADGLLQGLD; translated from the coding sequence ATAGGCAAGAAAAAGGTACTTTCTGAATCAGAGTTGAAGGAGATGGTCATGCCTCAGGAGGGCGAACTTCTAGGCAGGGTCATAAAACTAGTCGGAGGTGACAACATTATTGTCAAGTGCACCGACGGCAAGGTGAGAACCTGCAGGATTCGAGGCAAGATAAAGCGTAGGATGTGGATAAGGGACGGTGACCTAGTGCTGATAGCTCCGTGGGACTTCAAGTCCGATAGGGCAGACATTATATGGCGCTATATCTCTGCACACGCAGAAAAGATGAAGGCAGATGGCTTGTTGCAAGGCCTAGATTAG
- the rpl12p gene encoding 50S ribosomal protein P1 — protein MEYVYAALLLHKLKQNITEDSVKNVVKAAGVAPDDVRVKALVAALSEVNIEEALKAAPVAVAAAAPTAGAAPAAGGGAAAAKAEEKKEEKKEEEALEGLSSLFG, from the coding sequence ATGGAATACGTATACGCCGCTTTACTGCTACACAAGTTAAAGCAGAATATCACCGAGGATAGTGTTAAGAATGTTGTCAAGGCCGCTGGCGTTGCCCCTGATGACGTAAGGGTGAAGGCTCTGGTAGCGGCATTGAGCGAAGTGAATATTGAAGAGGCTCTGAAGGCAGCCCCGGTCGCAGTTGCAGCAGCCGCTCCAACAGCGGGCGCAGCGCCGGCAGCAGGCGGAGGAGCAGCCGCAGCCAAGGCGGAAGAAAAGAAGGAAGAGAAGAAAGAGGAAGAGGCACTCGAAGGGCTATCTTCCCTGTTCGGCTAA
- a CDS encoding carbohydrate kinase family protein: MAIIEKLRQLSIVGSIVVMPDFFVDRIIRLESKEKFFDALGKKAARGGGSVRGVPTADVKGGNAVNVAYCLAKLGVKVALFTVADEIGAAMIRQAFSQFGDKVTLRITSGKNGLTTAFEFPHEDTLVNVMMSDIGDNANFGPERLGSEADRAILKNADGVIVTNWASNQKGTELTEFAFRNSPSAFHFIDPADIDTRKQDFASSLEKLASMTDCLSINENECNSLADALGLGHLLGSNYSADEVKGAAKKIAGKVGISIDLHSKIGAAWSNGRESTFVHAIKVDAKTITGAGDSWDAADIIGYLAGLDPQERLLFANCCASLYIRDPQGEPPAMNKVFELVERVQ, from the coding sequence GTGGCGATAATTGAAAAGCTGAGGCAGCTGAGCATCGTCGGGTCTATAGTCGTAATGCCGGACTTTTTCGTTGACCGCATAATCCGGCTTGAGTCAAAAGAGAAGTTTTTCGACGCGCTGGGCAAAAAGGCTGCAAGAGGAGGCGGTAGCGTCAGAGGCGTACCGACGGCCGACGTCAAGGGCGGCAACGCTGTCAACGTCGCCTACTGCCTTGCCAAGCTGGGAGTAAAGGTAGCGTTGTTCACCGTGGCGGACGAGATAGGCGCCGCGATGATAAGACAGGCGTTTTCGCAATTTGGCGACAAGGTGACCCTCAGGATAACCAGCGGTAAGAACGGTCTCACTACTGCGTTTGAGTTTCCCCACGAAGACACCCTGGTGAACGTGATGATGAGTGACATTGGCGACAACGCAAATTTCGGCCCAGAAAGGCTGGGCTCCGAGGCTGACAGGGCCATTTTGAAGAATGCCGACGGCGTCATAGTCACAAACTGGGCCAGCAACCAAAAAGGGACCGAGCTGACTGAATTTGCGTTCAGGAACTCGCCAAGCGCGTTCCACTTTATCGACCCTGCCGATATTGATACAAGGAAGCAGGACTTTGCGAGCTCGCTTGAAAAGCTTGCAAGCATGACCGATTGCCTCAGCATCAATGAGAACGAGTGCAACTCGCTTGCAGACGCGCTCGGCCTCGGGCACCTACTGGGCTCAAACTACAGCGCGGACGAGGTCAAGGGCGCGGCCAAAAAGATCGCAGGGAAGGTGGGCATCAGCATTGACCTGCATTCCAAGATCGGCGCGGCCTGGTCCAACGGCAGGGAGAGCACGTTCGTGCACGCAATCAAGGTCGATGCAAAGACGATCACCGGCGCCGGCGACTCATGGGATGCTGCAGACATTATCGGCTACCTTGCCGGCCTTGACCCGCAGGAGCGACTGCTGTTTGCAAACTGCTGCGCCTCGCTCTACATCAGGGATCCGCAGGGTGAGCCTCCGGCCATGAACAAGGTCTTTGAGCTAGTAGAAAGGGTGCAGTGA